The proteins below come from a single Pleuronectes platessa chromosome 3, fPlePla1.1, whole genome shotgun sequence genomic window:
- the LOC128437547 gene encoding neurofilament heavy polypeptide-like, protein MSRSKSSRTPRSPSRSISPSISQSPKRRVKRPKMTAKSPMRSRSPRRSKSPSTSQSPKRRVKHPKMTAKSPMRSRSPSRSKSPSTSQSPKRRVKCPKVTAKSSMRSRSPSRSKSPSTSQSPKRRVKSPKVTAKSSMRSRSPRRSKSPMISRSPSRSKSPKRRVKTPKTRAKSPRISKSPMRTSSQMRSPSRSKSPSISQSPKRRVKRPKMTAKSPMRSKSPRRSKSPMRSRSPKRRVKTPKMRAKFPMRSRSPRRSKSPMRSRSPKRRVKTPKMRAKSPRRSGSPRRSKSPMRSRKRPRSPSRSKSPSISQSPKRRVKRPKMTAKSPMRSKSPRRSKSPSISQSPMRRVKRPKMTAKSPMRSRSPRRSKSPMISRSPKRRVKTPKTRAKSPRRTRSEMRSRKRS, encoded by the coding sequence ATGTCTCGGTCCAAATCTTCTAGGACacccagatctccaagcagatccaTTTCTCCATCCATATCCCAATCTCCAAAGAGAAGAGTCAAGCGTCCAAAGATgacagcaaagtctccaatgagatccagatctccaaggagatccaaatctccatcgACATCCCAATCTCCAAAAAGGAGAGTCAAGCATCCAAAGATgacagcaaagtctccaatgagatccagatctccaagcagatccaaatctccatcgACATCCCAATCTCCAAAAAGGAGAGTCAAGTGTCCAAAGGTGACAGCAAAGTCTTcaatgagatccagatctccaagcagatccaaatctccatcgACATCccaatctccaaagaggagagtcaagaGTCCAAAGGTGACAGCAAAGTCTTCAATGAGATCCAGAtcgccaaggagatccaaatctccaatgatatccagatctccaagcagatccaaatctccaaagaggagagtcaaaACTCCAAAGAcgagagcaaagtctccaaggatatccaaatctccaatgagaacCAGCTCTCAAATGagatctccaagcagatccaaatctccatcgatatcccaatctccaaagaggagagtcaagcgtccaaagatgacagcaaagtctccaatgagatccaaatcgccaaggagatccaaatctccaatgagatccagatctccaaagaggagagtcaagactccaaagatgagagcaaagtttccaatgagatccagatctccaaggagatccaaatctccaatgagatccagatctccaaagaggagagtcaagactccaaagatgagagcaaagtctccaaggagatccggatctccaaggagatccaaatctccaatgagatctcgaaagagacccagatctccaagcagatccaaatctccatcgatatcccaatctccaaagaggagagtcaagcgtccaaagatgacagcaaagtctccaatgagatccaaatcgccaaggagatccaaatctccatcgATATCCCAATCTCCAATGAGGAGAGTCAAGCGTCCAAAGATgacagcaaagtctccaatgagatccagatcgccaaggagatccaaatctccaatgatatccagatctccaaagaggagagtcaaaACTCCTAAGAcgagagcaaagtctccaaggagaacCAGATCTGAAATGAGATCTCGAAAGAGATCCTAA